A section of the Eublepharis macularius isolate TG4126 chromosome 1, MPM_Emac_v1.0, whole genome shotgun sequence genome encodes:
- the TLX3 gene encoding T-cell leukemia homeobox protein 3: MDQPTSTQTPHQHEPISFGIDQILNTAEQETPAQPAPRGSDGGPNYLGSPRSSAPYPSLPGAFPGLGAPFEDSGSYSVNLSLAPSGVIRVPAHRPIPGAVPPPISSAIPAMPAVPSLGSLNFPWMESSRRFVKDRFTAAAALTPFTVTRRIGHPYQNRTPPKRKKPRTSFSRVQICELEKRFHRQKYLASAERAALAKSLKMTDAQVKTWFQNRRTKWRRQTAEEREAERQQASRLMLQLQHDAFQKSLNESIQPDPLCLHNSSLFALQNLQPWEEENSKIPPVTSLV, translated from the exons ATGGATCAGCCAACGAGCACACAGACGCCGCACCAACACGAGCCCATCAGCTTCGGCATCGATCAGATTCTGAACACCGCCGAGCAGGAGACCCCGGCCCAGCCCGCCCCGCGAGGGTCCGACGGCGGGCCCAACTACCTGGGCAGCCCCCGGAGCAGCGCCCCGTACCCGTCCCTGCCGGGCGCCTTCCCCGGCCTGGGGGCCCCCTTCGAAGACTCGGGATCTTACAGTGTCAACCTCAGCCTGGCCCCGTCGGGCGTGATCCGGGTGCCCGCGCACAGGCCCATCCCCGGGGCCGTGCCGCCGCCCATCTCCAGCGCCATCCCAGCCATGCCAGCCGTGCCCAGCCTCGGCAGCCTCAACTTCCCCTGGATGGAGAGCAGCAGGCGCTTCGTCAAGGACCGCTTcacag CGGCGGCGGCGCTCACCCCCTTCACCGTGACGCGGCGGATCGGGCACCCCTACCAGAACCGCACCCCGCCCAAGCGCAAGAAGCCGCGCACGTCCTTCTCCCGGGTGCAGATCTGCGAGCTGGAGAAGCGCTTCCACCGGCAGAAGTACCTGGCCTCGGCCGAGAGGGCGGCGCTGGCCAAGTCGCTCAAGATGACCGACGCCCAAGTCAAGACCTGGTTCCAGAACCGCCGGACCAAGTGGCG GAGACAGACGGCGGAGGAGCGGGAGGCCGAGAGGCAGCAGGCCAGCCGGCTGATGCTGCAGCTCCAGCACGACGCCTTCCAGAAATCGCTCAACGAGTCCATCCAGCCCGACCCGCTCTGCCTGCACAACTCGTCCCTCTTCGCCTTGCAGAACCTCCAGCCCTGGGAAGAGGAGAATTCAAAGATCCCGCCTGTCACCTCCTTGGTGTGA